From Methanomassiliicoccales archaeon LGM-RCC1, one genomic window encodes:
- a CDS encoding bifunctional UDP-sugar hydrolase/5'-nucleotidase produces the protein MRTSKVLVIAALSIVLILGCSFVLSNSSDEPQEFVILHTNDTHCHYDDQLGFATLKSLKDQMEADGKIVFTIDAGDFLQGNAYGTMTEGESSIGIMNSIGYDVGVPGNHEFDYTFTVMMDRVSQLNFPLICANLYYTDQGGSVFPQYMILEKGNIRLGCFGILTPETPVATSQGKMENTTVTDAVEAAERMVSLLSTMDVDYIVAIGHIGVARSLPVTSDYICSKVPGIDIFIDGHSHVEMEDGKLCDGSIDLIPSDTIIASTGSNLNTVGVITVTADGDITAKLHRDKLYNGTIEDLIEAVEEDVNTKLMEVIGHTDIYLEGERSKVRSQETNLADLITDSFRWCAKTDIAFINGGSIRTSIEEGDITLKDAFDLLPFLNDMVVMTVSGSSIYDSIEFSLGKPTPFGGFVQVSGITVTYDPSKEAGSRVVSIMINGSELDKNGTYTFATVNFIAQGGDGNIYFADYPTQMVCADIEALIQYITEIGNITESTIDGGRIVPIS, from the coding sequence ATGCGCACATCGAAGGTCCTCGTCATTGCGGCACTGTCGATCGTTCTGATATTGGGGTGCTCCTTTGTATTATCGAACAGCTCGGATGAGCCTCAGGAATTCGTGATACTCCATACGAACGACACCCACTGCCATTATGATGACCAACTCGGATTCGCCACCTTGAAATCGCTCAAGGATCAGATGGAGGCTGACGGAAAGATTGTCTTCACCATAGATGCCGGGGATTTCCTGCAGGGCAATGCCTACGGAACCATGACTGAAGGGGAATCCTCCATTGGGATCATGAACAGCATCGGATACGATGTGGGTGTGCCCGGCAACCACGAATTCGATTACACATTCACGGTGATGATGGACAGAGTATCCCAACTCAACTTCCCTTTGATATGCGCCAACCTGTACTACACTGACCAGGGCGGGAGCGTGTTCCCCCAGTACATGATACTTGAGAAAGGCAACATCAGATTGGGATGCTTCGGCATCCTGACTCCGGAAACTCCGGTGGCCACTTCGCAGGGAAAAATGGAGAACACGACTGTAACGGATGCCGTGGAGGCGGCCGAACGCATGGTATCTCTGCTCAGCACTATGGATGTGGATTACATCGTCGCCATCGGCCACATAGGGGTCGCCAGGTCCCTGCCGGTCACATCGGACTACATATGCAGCAAAGTACCGGGAATAGACATATTCATCGACGGACACAGCCACGTTGAGATGGAGGACGGCAAGTTGTGTGATGGTTCGATAGACCTGATCCCAAGCGATACGATCATCGCCAGCACAGGCAGCAACCTGAATACTGTGGGGGTCATCACAGTTACCGCAGATGGGGACATAACCGCCAAATTACACCGCGATAAGCTCTATAACGGAACCATAGAAGATCTGATCGAAGCTGTGGAGGAGGACGTGAATACCAAACTAATGGAGGTCATCGGCCATACAGACATCTATCTGGAAGGGGAGCGTTCGAAGGTTCGCTCTCAAGAGACCAATCTCGCTGACCTGATAACCGACAGCTTCAGATGGTGCGCCAAAACAGACATCGCTTTCATCAACGGAGGCAGTATCCGCACATCGATAGAGGAGGGAGACATCACTCTGAAGGACGCTTTCGACCTCCTTCCGTTCCTGAATGATATGGTTGTGATGACGGTCTCAGGATCCTCGATCTATGACTCGATAGAATTCTCCCTTGGAAAACCCACTCCTTTCGGAGGATTCGTGCAGGTCTCGGGAATAACGGTCACCTACGACCCCTCTAAGGAAGCTGGTTCGAGGGTCGTTTCGATAATGATCAACGGCTCCGAACTTGACAAGAACGGAACATACACCTTTGCCACCGTCAACTTCATCGCTCAGGGTGGAGACGGGAACATTTACTTCGCGGATTATCCGACGCAGATGGTGTGTGCCGATATCGAGGCGCTAATCCAATACATCACGGAGATCGGGAACATCACCGAATCGACCATCGATGGAGGCAGAATCGTCCCTATTTCATGA
- a CDS encoding DUF6293 family protein gives MNQTGKKERVLICCLTTEVVKVVKPIDFYEATRVHIIAYPNTNESDPTARFYNTFLKEARARIEASGKVEVIVHYANILDYQEMLRTIVRTVAEEKSKSGDFVDIYVNISSGTPEYIAGAMLASMQDESLISFSVRTKTRSMNLEQAMEAYTVDGRPVGRTSEVYDPAMIMTFGAEAPDDRLVACLGILKGMNENKRYPSFNDVILALKNDNEWDYVPESKKTRTDDAQKERMYFRRNYIDPMLNKGWIVEDHIKRNRYILTRKGEAVVSVYSKEGSVVLD, from the coding sequence ATGAATCAGACCGGTAAGAAGGAAAGGGTCTTGATATGCTGCCTTACAACGGAGGTCGTGAAGGTTGTCAAACCGATCGATTTCTATGAGGCCACTCGCGTGCATATCATAGCCTATCCGAACACCAACGAGTCGGATCCCACGGCCAGGTTCTATAACACCTTCCTGAAGGAGGCGAGGGCCAGGATCGAGGCGAGCGGAAAGGTCGAAGTGATCGTGCATTACGCCAACATCCTCGATTATCAGGAGATGCTGCGCACGATCGTCCGTACGGTGGCCGAGGAGAAGTCCAAGTCCGGCGACTTTGTGGACATCTATGTCAACATCTCATCAGGTACGCCCGAGTACATCGCCGGTGCGATGCTGGCCTCGATGCAGGACGAATCTCTGATATCATTCAGCGTCAGGACCAAGACCAGAAGCATGAACCTCGAGCAGGCCATGGAGGCCTACACCGTTGACGGGAGACCCGTCGGAAGGACTTCTGAAGTCTACGATCCTGCGATGATTATGACCTTCGGAGCCGAAGCTCCCGATGACAGGCTGGTCGCCTGCTTGGGAATCCTGAAGGGGATGAACGAGAACAAGCGCTACCCCTCGTTCAACGATGTCATCCTTGCGTTGAAGAACGACAACGAATGGGATTACGTTCCCGAGTCCAAGAAGACACGCACGGACGACGCCCAGAAGGAGCGCATGTACTTCAGGAGGAACTACATCGACCCGATGCTGAACAAGGGCTGGATCGTGGAGGACCACATCAAGAGAAACCGTTACATACTTACGAGGAAAGGGGAAGCCGTCGTTTCGGTATACTCGAAGGAGGGATCGGTCGTTCTCGACTGA
- a CDS encoding KEOPS complex subunit Pcc1: MLSLELRFDYPDAETAKTVMDALGPDNDGYVDSRIEGSKLIFSMEAENAGTLRNTADDLLACIKTAEEAIGIGKH; the protein is encoded by the coding sequence ATGCTCTCATTGGAACTGAGGTTCGATTATCCCGATGCGGAGACTGCCAAGACAGTCATGGATGCCTTGGGGCCGGACAACGACGGATATGTTGATTCCAGGATCGAGGGCAGCAAGCTTATCTTCTCTATGGAAGCGGAGAACGCAGGTACCCTGAGGAACACCGCCGATGATCTTCTGGCCTGCATCAAGACCGCTGAAGAGGCCATCGGTATCGGCAAGCATTAA